One stretch of Vulpes lagopus strain Blue_001 chromosome 12, ASM1834538v1, whole genome shotgun sequence DNA includes these proteins:
- the SOCS3 gene encoding suppressor of cytokine signaling 3: MVTHSKFPAAGMSRPLDTSLRLKTFSSKSEYQLVVNAVRKLQESGFYWSAVTGGEANLLLSAEPAGTFLIRDSSDQRHFFTLSVKTQSGTKNLRIQCEGGSFSLQSDPRSTQPVPRFDCVLKLVHHYMPPPGAPSFPAPPTEPSSEVSVSEQPPSQPLPGSPPRRAYYIYSGGEKIPLVLSRPLSSNVATLQHLCRKTVNGHLDSYEKVTQLPGPIREFLDQYDAPL; this comes from the coding sequence ATGGTCACCCACAGCAAGTTTCCCGCCGCCGGGATGAGCCGCCCCCTGGACACCAGCCTGCGCCTCAAGACCTTCAGCTCCAAGAGCGAGTACCAGCTGGTGGTGAACGCGGTGCGCAAGCTGCAGGAGAGCGGCTTCTACTGGAGCGCCGTGACGGGCGGCGAGGCGAACCTGCTGCTCAGCGCCGAGCCCGCGGGCACCTTCCTCATCCGCGACAGCTCGGACCAGCGCCACTTCTTCACGCTCAGCGTCAAGACCCAGTCGGGGACCAAGAACCTGCGCATCCAGTGCGAGGGGGGCAGCTTCTCGCTGCAGAGCGACCCCCGGAGCACGCAGCCCGTGCCCCGCTTCGACTGCGTGCTCAAGCTGGTGCATCACTACATGCCGCCCCCCGGCGCGCCCTCCTTCCCCGCTCCACCGACTGAACCCTCCTCCGAGGTGTCGGTGTCGGAGCAGCCGCCTTCCCAGCCGCTCCCGGGGAGTCCCCCCAGGAGAGCCTACTACATCTACTCCGGGGGCGAGAAGATCCCTCTGGTGTTGAGCCGGCCCCTCTCCTCCAACGTGGCCACGCTCCAGCATCTCTGTCGGAAGACGGTCAACGGCCACCTGGACTCCTACGAGAAAGTCACCCAGCTGCCTGGGCCCATTCGGGAATTCCTGGACCAGTACGATGCCCCGCTTTAA